The DNA sequence TGTAGCCACACCGATATTGATATCCTTCTTTTTTATGATCTTATCGCCGTCCACACTTACATTGATCATCGGGAAATCTTTAATCGCTTTTGCAATAGCTTCCACAAATACAGTCATAAAAGAAAGACTGAACCCTTCCCGCTTCTGAAAAGCATGCTTGTGTTTCTCTCTCCATTTCACGATATTGGTGACATCACATTCCACAAAGGAAGACACATGCGCGGACGTTTTGATCGAGTTGACCATGTGCTGGGCAATCAGCTTTCGCATCCTGTCCATTTCAATGATCTCCGTATTGGATGAGCCCGCAGCTATGGATTCGGTTTTCATATCCGCAGCCGTACTGACAACCACCTTCTGTTCCGAAGCTGCCTCTTTTATCTTTGGTTCAGCAACCAGCTGTCCCTTCCTTTTCTTATCGACATACTCTAATATATCTTCCTTTGTTACCCGACCATCCACCCCACTGCCTGAAATGGTTTCCAGCTCCGGCATGGAAATATTTTCCACCTGAGCAATATTTAAGACTAAAGGTGAATAATACCTGTTAGCAGATGATACCGGTGCCTGAACGGTTTGTCTGGCTGATGCAACCGTTTGTTCTACTTTCTTATCAACCGTTTCCTCTGATTTATCAGCCGCAGGTCTTTCCACCTTTTCATTTTGCTCTACAGGTTTTTCAATTGGCACCACCCCTTTTTTCTTTTCCGGGATAAATTGTGCCGGCATCTCTCCTTCCACTTCCAGAATAGCCAACGGCTCACCGACTCCTACAACAGCATCCACACCATACAACAGTTCTTTTATGACCCCACTGACAGGACTGGGCACTTCGGAATCCACCTTATCGGTAGCCACTTCCAGAATCACGTCCTGCTCGTTCACCGTATCGCCCACTTTCTTATGCCAGGCAAGGATAGTAGCTTCAATCACACTCTCGCCCATTTTAGGCATCAACAATTTATATTCTCCCATTGAATCTTTATTAAGAAGTACTAAATTTAAGATTTTAATTGATTCATTAAAAATTTTCGGAGCATTACCAGCGATAACACTCCTGCAAGCTGAATGTTCCGTTCTCTGTTATTGGTAAAAGACAACCGCCTTACAATCGTTTTTTCTTTACTTCCCACGCCAATGTAAACAGTCCCTACAGGCTTCTCCGCAGTGCCACCGGTAGGGCCTGCAACACCCGATACGGCAATAACCACATCCGTTTGCAGAACATTCAATGCACCTGTAATCATTTCCTGAACCGTCTGTTCACTCACCGCACCATATTGAATCAGCGTCTCCTCTTTTACACCCAATATTTCTTTTTTCACTTTATTGGAATAAGAAACAATACTACCCATAAAATAGCTAGAACTGCCTGAAACGGAGGTTATCAAATGGGCAATATAACCGCCCGTACAACTCTCTGCCGTCCCGAGAGTCCATTTCCTGTCCAACAGCATATCTCCAATTTTCTGCTCCAGCCTGTCTTCTTCAAAGCCATAAATAAATTCTTCAACGGCATTTACCACAACAGCTTCCGCCGTATCGATTATCTGCTGTGATACTTTGCCGTCATTACCCTTCACGGTCAGGCGCAACCTGACTTTCCCTACATTGGGCAGGTAAGCCAGTTTTACGCGTTCATCTTTGGTAGCTTCAAAATCACGCAGCCGCTCCGCCAATACGGTCTCTCCCACACCGGCCGACAGAATACTTCTGTGCAATATCACCGGAAGCGAAAAATGCTGCAGCAGATACGGCATCACCGCATCCGTTATCATCGCTTTCATCTCATAAGGCACACCCGGCATAGAAACGATTACCTTATCCCCTTTCCTGAACAACATTCCGGGTGCGGTTCCTAATGTATTCTGAATCACCCTGCAATTGTCCGGAACGTATGCCATCGCTTTGGCTTCCGCAGTAATCTCCCTGTTTCTTAGTTTATATATAGAAGCAATATTTTGAAAGGCGGCTTCATTGTATACGAGCTGTGCGTTGAAGTATTCAGTCAATACATCTTTGGTGATATCATCGGAAGTGGGTCCTAATCCACCAGTCAGGAGAACGACGGACGAAGTGGAAAGTGCCGTATTCAGGGATTGAACAATATCATTCTTATTGTCACTCAATGAAATATGATGGATGACATCCACACCTATTTCATTCATCCTTTGGGATATCCACTGTGCATTCGTATTCAGGGTCTGGCCAATTAACAACTCATCGCCGATACAAAGTATAGTAGCTTTCATTATTTGAGATTAATTTCCTAAATTGACAAAAATTTTGGGGTAAAGTTTTTGATTCAACAAATAAAAGCAATTATATGAAAAGATTTCTAAGTATTTTTTTGGTATCCGTTTTACTCTCAGGATGCACGGCGCAACAAATCCAAAACACCGTAGATGCCGTTTTAGGCTCCGCATCCGCTGATCCGACGGAACAGGAAGCCGGCAGTGGTATCAAAGAAGCGCTCGGCATAGGTATTACCAATGGCATGGGATTATTATCCCAAACTGACGGATTTTTAGGAAATAATTTAGTGAAGATCCCCTGGCCGGAACAAGCCAAACCGGTAATGGACGCCATGATAAAACTGGGCATGCA is a window from the Sphingobacteriales bacterium genome containing:
- a CDS encoding 2-oxo acid dehydrogenase subunit E2, with the translated sequence MGEYKLLMPKMGESVIEATILAWHKKVGDTVNEQDVILEVATDKVDSEVPSPVSGVIKELLYGVDAVVGVGEPLAILEVEGEMPAQFIPEKKKGVVPIEKPVEQNEKVERPAADKSEETVDKKVEQTVASARQTVQAPVSSANRYYSPLVLNIAQVENISMPELETISGSGVDGRVTKEDILEYVDKKRKGQLVAEPKIKEAASEQKVVVSTAADMKTESIAAGSSNTEIIEMDRMRKLIAQHMVNSIKTSAHVSSFVECDVTNIVKWREKHKHAFQKREGFSLSFMTVFVEAIAKAIKDFPMINVSVDGDKIIKKKDINIGVATALPSGNLIVPVIRNADQKSLLGIAKTMSTIIQKARTNSLQADDVSDGTYTISNIGTFGNIIGTPIINQPQVAIMAVGSITKKPVVIEVDGQDVIAIRHMMYLSHTYDHRVVDGMLGGLFVKKVADYLEKFDLYQEI
- a CDS encoding competence/damage-inducible protein A, which translates into the protein MKATILCIGDELLIGQTLNTNAQWISQRMNEIGVDVIHHISLSDNKNDIVQSLNTALSTSSVVLLTGGLGPTSDDITKDVLTEYFNAQLVYNEAAFQNIASIYKLRNREITAEAKAMAYVPDNCRVIQNTLGTAPGMLFRKGDKVIVSMPGVPYEMKAMITDAVMPYLLQHFSLPVILHRSILSAGVGETVLAERLRDFEATKDERVKLAYLPNVGKVRLRLTVKGNDGKVSQQIIDTAEAVVVNAVEEFIYGFEEDRLEQKIGDMLLDRKWTLGTAESCTGGYIAHLITSVSGSSSYFMGSIVSYSNKVKKEILGVKEETLIQYGAVSEQTVQEMITGALNVLQTDVVIAVSGVAGPTGGTAEKPVGTVYIGVGSKEKTIVRRLSFTNNRERNIQLAGVLSLVMLRKFLMNQLKS